Proteins from one Oscillatoria nigro-viridis PCC 7112 genomic window:
- a CDS encoding DUF2079 domain-containing protein, translating to MLLSDNFITSGQMIFLRWKKNESLRVVVQVAAAFFVLCLLLTLHRYYSFYATYDQGIFNQLFWNGTRGHLFESSLSSALSTNVVHQNQLPSVSYYRLGQHFTPALMLWLPIYSLFPSPVTLTVLQVTLITAAGGVLYALARHYLEPRLSATIVVSYYCANAVIGPTLGNFHDVCQIPLYVFGLLLAMEKRCWPLFGILATLILAVREDAGVVLFGVGVYLILSRRYPRTGLAVCILSFGYTIVLTNLIMPLFSADISQRFMIERFGQYADGDEASTLEIIWGMVSNPGRLVAQLFTPFFGKIRYLLGQWLPLALVPAFAPASWMIAGFPLLKLFLAKGESVLAINIRYAMTVVPGLFYGAILWWADRQKEEDRMVREERMFLRFPSALFPLPSSSKFRRFWAFCICLSLFFTFTSNPNRTFSLILPDAIDPWVQVPLVRQWQHVLQVRPLLAQIPADASVAATNTIVPILSSRREILRFPMFELRNDAGKAVKMQYVIADIWQLQQYQAAFRAERGQLREIVPAIDRMSKSGDYGIIGFEDGAILMRQGAVSNSASVAAWTSFRRELEPILKKR from the coding sequence ATGCTATTGTCCGATAATTTCATTACAAGCGGGCAGATGATATTTTTGAGATGGAAGAAAAATGAGTCGCTGCGGGTGGTGGTTCAAGTGGCGGCCGCCTTTTTTGTGCTGTGCCTGTTGCTGACCCTGCACCGCTACTACAGCTTTTACGCTACTTACGACCAAGGAATTTTCAATCAACTTTTTTGGAACGGCACTCGGGGTCACTTGTTTGAGAGTTCCCTCTCTTCGGCTTTGTCCACTAATGTGGTTCACCAAAATCAGCTCCCGTCCGTATCTTACTACCGATTGGGGCAGCATTTCACCCCGGCGCTAATGCTGTGGCTGCCAATTTACTCGCTGTTTCCCTCGCCCGTCACTTTGACGGTGTTGCAGGTGACTTTAATTACGGCGGCTGGAGGAGTGCTCTATGCTCTCGCCAGACACTATCTGGAACCGAGGCTGTCGGCGACAATTGTTGTGAGCTATTACTGCGCTAACGCGGTCATCGGCCCGACTTTGGGCAATTTTCACGATGTTTGTCAAATCCCGCTGTATGTCTTTGGCTTGCTGCTGGCTATGGAGAAGCGCTGCTGGCCCTTGTTTGGGATTCTGGCAACTTTAATTTTGGCCGTGCGAGAAGATGCGGGAGTTGTTTTATTTGGCGTCGGAGTTTACCTGATTTTGAGCCGGCGCTACCCTCGGACTGGTTTGGCTGTCTGCATACTCAGTTTTGGTTACACGATCGTCCTGACCAATCTGATTATGCCTTTGTTTTCTGCTGATATATCCCAGCGGTTTATGATAGAGCGCTTCGGCCAATATGCCGATGGAGATGAAGCTTCTACTCTAGAAATTATTTGGGGAATGGTGAGCAATCCGGGGCGGTTGGTGGCTCAGTTATTTACGCCGTTTTTTGGTAAGATTAGATACCTGCTTGGCCAGTGGTTGCCATTAGCTTTGGTGCCAGCTTTCGCCCCTGCGTCTTGGATGATAGCTGGATTTCCGCTGCTGAAGCTATTTTTAGCGAAAGGAGAGTCTGTGCTGGCGATTAATATTCGCTATGCGATGACTGTGGTTCCAGGGCTTTTTTATGGGGCGATTCTGTGGTGGGCTGACCGTCAAAAGGAAGAAGATAGAATGGTGAGAGAGGAAAGAATGTTTTTGCGTTTTCCTTCTGCTTTATTTCCTCTGCCTTCATCTTCAAAATTTCGCCGATTTTGGGCGTTTTGCATCTGTTTGTCGCTATTTTTTACCTTCACTTCTAACCCCAATCGGACTTTTTCTTTGATTTTGCCCGATGCGATCGATCCTTGGGTGCAGGTTCCTCTCGTCAGACAATGGCAGCACGTTTTGCAAGTGCGGCCGCTATTGGCTCAAATTCCTGCTGATGCTAGCGTGGCAGCGACGAATACTATTGTGCCGATTTTGTCAAGCAGGCGGGAAATTCTCAGGTTTCCGATGTTTGAACTCCGCAATGATGCGGGGAAGGCAGTGAAAATGCAATATGTAATTGCCGATATCTGGCAGTTACAGCAGTATCAGGCTGCGTTTCGCGCGGAACGGGGACAGTTGCGGGAAATCGTACCGGCGATCGATCGAATGTCCAAATCGGGAGATTACGGAATTATTGGCTTTGAAGACGGCGCGATTTTGATGCGTCAGGGTGCTGTTTCTAATTCCGCATCGGTTGCTGCTTGGACCAGTTTTCGCCGCGAATTGGAGCCGATTTTGAAGAAACGGTAA
- a CDS encoding glycosyltransferase family 4 protein: protein MKILVLAWEFPPRIVGGIARHVSELYPELVKLGHEIHLITVEFGHAPMYEVVEGIRVHRVVVGHARDFFHWVANLNQSMGHQGGKLMLEEGPFDIIHAHDWLVGDAAIALKHTFKVPLIATIHATEYGRFNGIHNEGQRYIHAKENDLAYNAWRVIVCSDYMRREAERVLSTPWNKIEVIYNGIRPDKKPRWHEFDAMDFRRRFAADDEKIVYYVGRISYEKGISVFLNAAPKVIWEMGGEAKIVIVGGGNTDHLKHLAWDLGIWNKCYFTGFMFEEHLDKFQTVADCAVFPSLYEPFGIVALESFAARVPVVVSDAGGLPEVVLHTKTGVVTEANNRDSLAWGILEVLKNPGYAQWLVDNAYEDLERRFSWPKLAMETEWVYERVVEERAEVDW from the coding sequence ATGAAAATTTTGGTATTGGCATGGGAGTTTCCTCCCAGAATCGTAGGCGGTATCGCCCGCCACGTATCGGAACTATATCCAGAATTGGTGAAGCTGGGACACGAAATTCACTTAATTACAGTAGAGTTCGGCCACGCGCCGATGTACGAAGTGGTGGAAGGAATACGTGTGCATCGGGTGGTTGTGGGGCATGCCAGGGACTTTTTTCACTGGGTGGCGAACCTCAACCAAAGCATGGGCCACCAAGGCGGGAAACTGATGCTTGAGGAAGGCCCTTTTGATATCATCCACGCTCACGATTGGTTAGTGGGAGATGCGGCGATCGCCCTCAAGCATACCTTTAAAGTACCGCTAATTGCCACCATCCACGCCACCGAATACGGGCGCTTCAACGGCATTCACAATGAAGGGCAGCGCTACATTCACGCCAAGGAAAACGACCTCGCTTACAACGCTTGGCGAGTAATTGTTTGCAGTGATTATATGCGGCGGGAAGCCGAACGGGTACTATCGACTCCTTGGAACAAAATAGAGGTAATTTACAACGGAATTAGACCTGATAAAAAGCCCAGGTGGCACGAATTTGACGCGATGGATTTCCGCCGCAGGTTTGCTGCTGATGATGAGAAAATTGTCTATTATGTAGGAAGAATTAGCTATGAAAAAGGCATTAGTGTATTTCTCAATGCTGCACCTAAAGTAATTTGGGAAATGGGGGGGGAAGCGAAAATTGTAATTGTTGGCGGCGGCAATACAGACCATCTCAAACATTTAGCTTGGGATTTAGGAATTTGGAATAAGTGTTATTTTACTGGGTTCATGTTTGAGGAACATCTCGACAAATTCCAGACGGTGGCTGACTGCGCGGTTTTCCCCAGTCTTTACGAACCTTTTGGGATTGTAGCGTTAGAAAGCTTTGCTGCAAGAGTGCCTGTGGTGGTTTCGGATGCGGGCGGACTTCCAGAGGTGGTGCTGCACACTAAAACTGGCGTTGTTACTGAGGCAAACAATCGGGATTCTTTGGCTTGGGGAATTTTGGAGGTTTTGAAAAATCCGGGTTACGCGCAGTGGTTGGTTGACAATGCTTATGAGGATTTGGAACGTCGGTTTAGTTGGCCGAAGTTGGCGATGGAAACCGAGTGGGTTTATGAACGGGTGGTGGAGGAAAGGGCTGAGGTTGATTGGTAA